The Henckelia pumila isolate YLH828 chromosome 2, ASM3356847v2, whole genome shotgun sequence genome includes a window with the following:
- the LOC140878029 gene encoding S-protein homolog 29-like yields MRIVLVINILSLWGVFRVARSCTLTSQYDVSIISNLPPNTPELSMTCWSKDDNLGKHTLAPGQNYSFSFCESAWGTSKFTCHVWWINGKDKTFDVYDSDWDNEPCDKSDHCYWFVQADGIYFANRNPPRRLEIVYPW; encoded by the coding sequence ATGAGAATTGTGCTTGTGATCAATATCCTCTCCCTCTGGGGCGTATTTCGTGTAGCACGATCGTGTACTTTAACGTCCCAGTACGACGTATCCATCATCAGCAACCTCCCTCCCAATACACCGGAGTTGTCCATGACATGCTGGTCTAAAGACGACAATCTGGGGAAGCATACGCTTGCTCCGGGACAGAATTACAGCTTCAGCTTCTGCGAGAGCGCGTGGGGAACGTCCAAGTTCACTTGCCATGTGTGGTGGATCAATGGAAAGGACAAGACATTCGATGTGTATGATTCCGACTGGGATAATGAGCCGTGCGATAAATCTGATCATTGTTATTGGTTCGTGCAAGCCGATGGTATCTATTTCGCCAACAGGAACCCTCCCAGGAGACTTGAGATAGTATATCCTTGGTGA